In Daphnia magna isolate NIES linkage group LG6, ASM2063170v1.1, whole genome shotgun sequence, the following are encoded in one genomic region:
- the LOC116925052 gene encoding LOW QUALITY PROTEIN: BRD4-interacting chromatin-remodeling complex-associated protein (The sequence of the model RefSeq protein was modified relative to this genomic sequence to represent the inferred CDS: inserted 1 base in 1 codon; substituted 2 bases at 2 genomic stop codons) encodes MQDLTDMDYDGQRLLDVINDPNALESFLGGIGNGSGNNGPVNAHSGVSLDSTHTITQQQLASLQQQIQQQQQQLQQLQQQHQQQIHSPFSVPVRSPAPGTSPAATVILRSPAAPPPAASPSSLASSPAPNTLGHATSYSVSSPAPAPSPGPQQFSYRAVPSPQQRTGSLSSTPVASPINYPPGPGPGHTGQTTQSVQLPAGTITIPALASTFALLAXXLLYSLLIVQIHVLAAVGQVQQLVSGGQVLQILSAPPPSTTPQVVGPNTTTSPVVRHPVAGARSKQPQLRPKPANNSSPGPAQQAQAVNPRTSSPVIIQQQQQHHQQQQQQQHQQQQQQQPQPVQQQITQQHATGQVVQLGTGGPTGTLVFSGGGNAMFPALAPTGGQFFLQQQGSGGFQLIVRPPVPSSSPPKQQQQPQSIVMQPQIGQTVHLAPNNNRPANAVAAAVPASPCHPTISQHHQPMVRLVTLPGLGTVQLQQIQTPNGPAFLAVQQPQQHQPQQQTQQQPTTFLRNHPGQPTFIQQHHVIQQQQQQPHIVTQQQQQQPHILTQQTIQQQQSQQQQDNIRLISSPATTLITNNDTVDNNTNNTSTTFATPPNKKPPAKKKPKPKKKKEEVVVEEKKPAVQVNLAELLKQTGIVDDDESFFMDDEPAPPPPPAPQQHPXVQIPEEQPILPAETKENNMMFAPMLSEMNLIQTLHQHGLALSDDDLHTLRNFIKPSEQQASEQSSALGGSDSLANGLKGATMLKAPAAAVSLTLGNGQVIQLTGEPFAAEAQQQPRVQFVTNAFDPQATQVFQAAPPPPAAPPPTTEVMHSTNHGFQNEFLEDLARSQIVSDSKKMKSKAALVQKTTPANANNNAPKKKAEPRKKKPPPVKAANSTAGTNSTATGTQSAGSNVANPTTPTNAGTVPRVQTIKLSPQNQQRFVNNSFPQNLRNIQAQIQYLTSKKDPTPQDTSLLQKLIEHHQKILATGKPVPTIPGQHAQGIPFNPTPAPPAPESESVVQPVPPTNTTTNVSRSQGKVANVPANIQQNTHLANLLRQPVSDKNSRMTTSNATSQQAGLRQIQPSATQIRTSCPAATQTTAGSPIASVTLTSLPNKVTISTPASISSVTSTASSNNSTATSNTSILSVTTTQSTIQSPMGTLIVTTMDRGASPVVSNVNNTSGSSCTLTNSPAVVSPAPSNEAGRSSNPPARGVKRPAPPAAPPKPSISKSTLFEHQLKTDQSGAIAPDCKTPFKNKSNACKRLVRYHVFHELGPTPKELEKEEEDLESHAQQLLSKFHQMINKYHYLLLMESTKEAPTSEHVMVERMFASEEKQSLERLKEETRVAKELQLTPVWPVKSEPTTSATPPVATNAADIVNGRRDSPSEDLKLTPKMALLKFTRKEGEGYKSELQLPQEYKDVRVMVEDVVRNNGRIRESLEMNHSVTVNDSSGLSGSAMESKPYDEWEAIQRELALYPDARDRDDLGFVGIDGEEGGVIYDEDIKAQMQNAIDDLLRLNGCDEVIPPHHHHIANAVHPTGVAPVAVGGASSSTHHYEPVTGSGGVAAGGLPSLKNGEQFCNNSEMQVDLALNEAVNSIL; translated from the exons ATGCAGGACTTGACGGATATGGATTACGATGGACAACGTTTGTTGGACGTGATCAATGATCCCAACGCTCTAGAGAGTTTCCTTGGCGGCATTGGGAATGGAAGCGGGAATAACGGTCCTGTTAACGCTCACAGTGGTGTTTCGCTGGACTCGACCCACACCATCACCCAACAGCAATTGGCTAGTCTACAACAGCAGAtccaacagcagcaacaacaactgcAGCAgttgcaacaacaacatcaacagcaGATACATTCCCCGTTTTCAGTTCCCGTCAGGTCACCGGCACCTGGTACAAGTCCGGCTGCAACTGTGATCCTTCGTTCGCCTGCTGCTCCTCCACCGGCCGCCAGCCCTTCCTCCCTGGCATCCAGTCCGGCACCGAATACACTCGGACATGCCACCTCTTACTCGGTTTCCTCTCCGGCACCGGCCCCCTCACCCGGTCCCCAGCAATTCAGTTACCGAGCGGTTCCTTCTCCTCAGCAAAGGACAGGTTCCTTGTCCTCAACTCCAGTGGCATCTCCCATTAATTACCCTCCTGGACCAGGTCCAGGCCACACGGGACAAACTACCCAATCTGTCCAGCTACCAGCTGGAACTATCACTATTCCGGCCCTCGCTAGTACGTTCGCATTATTGGCTTAATGATTATTATATTCATTGTTAATCGTTCAAATTCATGTCTTAGCTGCTGTTGGTCAAGTCCAGCAACTTGTCTCGGGTGGCCAGGTGCTTCAAATATTGTCAGCTCCACCACCCTCAACGACTCCCCAAGTAGTTGGCCCCAACACGACCACCTCCCCGGTTGTGAGGCATCCTGTGGCAGGTGCCCGTTCCAAACAGCCACAACTAAGGCCCAAACCAGCTAATAATTCGAGTCCTGGGCCGGCTCAACAGGCTCAAGCTGTCAA CCCAAGAACGTCATCGCCAGTTATTatacagcagcaacaacagcatcatcaacaacaacagcagcagcaacatcagcagc aacaacagcaacaaccaCAGCCTGTCCAGCAGCAAATCACGCAGCAACATGCGACGGGCCAAGTAGTGCAATTGGGTACGGGTGGTCCTACAGGTACACTGGTCTTCTCAGGTGGAGGAAACGCAATGTTTCCAGCTTTGGCCCCAACTGGCGGTCAGTTTTTCCTCCAGCAACAAGGCAGCGGCGGGTTCCAGCTGATTGTAAGACCACCCGTTCCTTCCAGTTCACCTCCtaagcagcagcaacaacctCAAAGCATTGTAATGCAACCTCAGATTGGTCAAACCGTCCATCTAGCCCCCAACAACAACCGTCCGGCAAATGCTGTGGCTGCTGCCGTCCCCGCATCTCCCTGCCACCCTACCATATCCCAGCATCACCAGCCCATGGTAAGATTAGTCACTTTACCTGGTCTGGGCACTGTCCAGCTACAGCAGATTCAGACGCCCAATGGGCCGGCCTTCCTGGCCGTCCAGCAACCGCAGCAACATCAGCCACAGCAGCAGACGCAACAGCAGCCGACTACCTTCTTACGTAATCATCCAGGGCAACCCACATTTATACAGCAACATCACGtcatccaacaacaacaacaacagcctcATATTGTCAcccaacagcaacaacaacaacctcaTATTCTCACTCAGCAAACAATACAGCAGCAACAGTCGCAACAGCAGCAAGACAATATTAGGCTCATATCCAGTCCAGCTACCACGTTGATTACCAATAACGATACTGTTGACAACAACACCAATAATACTTCAACAACATTTGCTACTCCCCCCAACAAGAAACCACCAGCCAAAAAGAAGCCAaagccgaaaaagaaaaaggaagag GTTGTggttgaagaaaagaaaccgGCTGTCCAGGTGAATTTAGCTGAACTTTTGAAACAGACGGGTATTGTCGACGATGACGAGTCTTTCTTTATGGATGATGAACCAGCGCCGCCACCACCTCCAGCACCGCAGCAACACC TTGTTCAAATTCCGGAAGAACAACCGATCTTGCCTGCAGAGACCAAAGAAAACAAC ATGATGTTTGCACCAATGTTGAGTGAGATGAACCTCATCCAGACGCTGCATCAACATGGGCTGGCGTTGTCTGATGATGATTTACACACGTTGCGGAATTTTATCAAACCAAGTGAGCAACAGGCTAGTGAACAGTCCAGTGCCTTAGGAGGAAGTGATTCACTCGCCAATGGACTTAAAGGTGCTACAATGTTAAAGGCACCGGCTGCGGCGGTCTCGCTGACACTGGGTAACGGCCAAGTGATTCAATTGACGGGCGAGCCTTTTGCAGCAGAAGCTCAGCAGCAACCGAGAGTTCAGTTTGTGACCAATGCGTTCGATCCCCAAGCGACGCAAGTGTTCCAAGCCGCTCCACCACCTCCCGCTGCTCCCCCTCCCACGACTGAAGTGATGCACTCAACTAATCACGGATTTCAGAACGAATTCCTCGAAGATTTAGCTCGGAGTCAGATTGTGTCGGAttctaaaaaaatgaaaagcaaaGCGGCACTTGTACAGAAAACTACTCCGGCTAATGCAAACAATAATGCCCCGAAGAAAAAGGCAGAGCctcgaaaaaagaaaccgcCTCCTGTTAAGGCAGCTAATTCCACTGCCGGAACAAATTCAACGGCTACCGGCACGCAAAGCGCCGGATCAAACGTTGCCAATCCAACGACACCAACGAATGCCGGCACGGTGCCCCGAGTGCAGACGATTAAGTTATCTCCTCAAAATCAACAA CGATTTGTCAATAATTCGTTCCCGCAGAATCTGCGCAACATCCAGGCCCAAATCCAGTACCTGACGTCCAAAAAGGATCCCACCCCTCAGGACACCTCTCTGTTGCAGAAGCTTATCGAACATCACCAGAAAATATTGGCTACGGGGAAACCAGTACCTACCATTCCGGGCCAGCATGCCCAGGGCATTCCATTC AATCCTACTCCTGCCCCTCCTGCTCCAGAGAGCGAGTCTGTTGTTCAGCCCGTCCCTCCCACCAACACCACCACCAACGTGTCGAGGTCGCAAGGCAAAGTGGCCAATGTGCCGGCTAACATCCAGCAAAATACGCACCTGGCTAACCTTCTCCGCCAACCCGTCTCCGATAAAAATTCAAGG ATGACAACATCAAACGCGACATCTCAACAGGCTGGATTACGGCAAATCCAACCATCAGCCACACAAATTCGAACCTCGTGTCCTGCTGCTACACAGACGACGGCCGGTAGTCCGATCGCAAGTGTAACTCTGACATCCCTTCCTAACAAAGTCACGATATCAACACCAGCATCGATATCCTCTGTCACATCTACCGCCAGTAGCAATAACAGTACTGCCACATCAAATACCAGCATTTTAAGTGTGACAACCACACAGTCGACCATTCAGTCTCCGATGGGGACACTGATAGTCACGACGATGGACAGAGGAGCTTCACCCGTTGTCTCTAATGTCAATAATACGAGTGGCAGTAGCTGTACGTTAACCAATAGCCCAGCGGTAGTGTCCCCAGCACCTTCAAATGAAGCTGGTCGAAGTAGTAATCCACCGGCGAGGGGAGTAAAGCGACCAGCTCCTCCTGCGGCGCCTCCCAAACCTAGCATTAGTAAAAGTACACTTTTTGAGCACCAACTGAAAACGGATCAAAGCGGAGCCATAGCGCCGGATTGCAA GACGCCATTCAAGAACAAATCGAATGCCTGCAAGAGGTTGGTGAGATATCACGTCTTCCACGAACTGGGTCCAACTCCGAAGGAACTtgagaaggaagaagaagatttggAGAGTCATGCCCAGCAGTTACTCTCCAAATTCCATCAGATGATTAACAAATATCATTACCTTCTTCTGATG gagAGCACGAAAGAAGCTCCTACTTCAGAACACGTGATGGTGGAGAGAATGTTTGCCAGCGAAGAAAAACAATCGCTTGAACGGTTAAAAGAAGAGACACGAGTAGCCAAAGAATTGCAACTGACCCCCGTTTGGCCGGTGAAATCGGAACCAACAACTTCTGCGACCCCCCCTGTTGCAACTAATGCTGCTGATATTGTCAATGGTCGCCGAGATTCGCCATCGGAAGATCTGAAACTAACGCCCAAA ATGGCGCTATTGAAGTTCACGAGGAAAGAGGGCGAAGGCTACAAATCTGAATTGCAGTTACCGCAAGAGTACAAAGACGTCCGAGTGATGGTAGAAGATGTTGTCAGAAATAACGGCCGTATACGAGAATCCCTCGAAATGAATCACTCCGTAACGGTAAACGATTCATCTGGATTGTCTGGCAGTGCAATGGAATCTAAACCCTACGACGAATGGGAAGCAATCCAGCGTGAGCTGGCCCTTTACCCAGACGCTAGGGATAGGGATGACTTG GGATTCGTTGGAATCGATGGAGAGGAAGGAGGCGTCATCTATGATGAAGATATCAAGGCCCAGATGCAGAATGCCATCGACGATTTGTTGAGACTCAATGGCTGCGACGAGGTAATACCGCCACATCACCATCACATTGCCAATGCGGTCCATCCTACTGGTGTCGCCCCAGTTGCAGTTGGTGGAGCTTCGTCGTCGACCCACCATTACGAACCCGTAACCGGCAGCGGTGGCGTTGCTGCAGGAGGCTTACCATCATTGAAAAACGGTGAACAGTTTTGCAATAACAGCGAAATGCAGGTGGATTTGGCTCTCAATGAAGCTGTTAATAGTATCCTGTGA
- the LOC116925728 gene encoding protein mono-ADP-ribosyltransferase PARP16 isoform X1: protein MITLFPSPRRAKRKQTSVVCSILVPNCDVSTQEIVGWIPQEQIIVISTQYCPITNSKQTQGSCLTKKMIETEITPSQACFHTSELEDDAEEWSELETEMRRDLLALDLRISLFVGAVQNFKYESLLKPVPANYRKSDGEADIETIRELVSRLPELPLLDVSNKQDPEIASFMKTFFLNHNQKLSLISIEEFKRQLSGQIELQLAPRWIFQIDHLSRSQQAWERRKASSSTFCAFHGSRFENFHSILNLGLHQHLNKTSLFGEGIYLSTEQSLSLQYSPCGQGWNKSQLGPELSLLAVCEVINHPDVKRRGSRPSAADSVIPDKYILVTNNELVRPRYFLVYTRPKAKKVKVTSFIERYKFVLFLGLYVSLLLAIGLAKKVTI, encoded by the exons ATGATAACATTATTCCCGTCGCCACGTAGAGCTAAACGTAAACAAACCAGCGTCGTCTGCTCCATCTTAGTTCCCAACTGCGACGTGTCAACACAAGAAATTGTTGGCTGGATCCCCCAGGAACAAATTATTGTAATCAGTACACAGTACTGCCCAATAACAAACTCCAAACAAACACAAG GTAGTTGCCTGACCAAGAAGATGATTGAAACTGAAATTACACCTAGCCAAGCTTGTTTTCATACATCCGAGCTTGAAGATGATGCAGAAGAATGGAGTGAACTGGAAACTGAGATGCGACGAGATTTATTGGCCCTTGATTTGCGAATTTCATTATTTGTCGGAGCCgtgcaaaatttcaaatatg AATCACTTCTTAAACCTGTACCTGCAAATTACCGAAAAAGTGACGGCGAAGCAGATATCGAAACTATACGAGAACTGGTCTCAAGACTTCCAGAATTGCCTCTTCTTGATGTCAGCAACAAACAGGATCCCGAAATAGCAAGTTTTATGAAGACATTCTTTTTGAATCACAATCAGAAGCTCAGCCTAATCTCTATAGAGGAGTTTAAACGGCAACTGTCCGGACAAATTGAGCTACAACTTGCTCCACGATGGATTTTTCAAATTGATCATCTCTCTCGCAGTCAGCAGGCCTGGGAGCGTAGAAAAGCATCTTCTTCTACGTTTTGCGCGTTTCACGGAAGTCGTTTCGAAAACttccattcaattttgaatttgggTCTTCATCAACATCTCAACAAG ACCTCTTTGTTTGGTGAAGGAATTTACTTATCGACTGAACAGTCTTTAAGTCTTCAATACTCCCCTTGTGGGCAAGGCTGGAATAAGAGTCAGTTGGGACCAGAGCTGTCTCTACTCGCCGTTTGTGAAGTTATTAATCATCCAGACGTGAAAAGAAGAG GTTCGAGACCATCAGCAGCTGATTCCGTGATTCCGGACAAGTATATTCTCGTGACCAATAACGAGCTCGTCCGCCCACGTTATTTCCTAGTATATACAAGACCTAAAGCGAAGAAAGTTAAAGTTACGAGTTTCATAGAGCGTtacaaatttgttttgttcctcGGGCTCTACGTTTCACTTTTGCTCGCGATTGGTCTCGCTAAAAAGGTGACGATTTAA
- the LOC116925729 gene encoding uncharacterized protein LOC116925729, whose product MDFTLEEIRCILEEMGIKNVPENHLKHFAKDLKHLMKHEKHVQKRKRALGETAVQAPRPTNILPTSKLPERTPPSTSPTISQPMTRPTTSFYPPHQQGNCNLGTGKTLPTEGTSNDVKNRATIKSAPAATNAASKAEHDKAKLEEARWKKLKTDPVRLYGWYKTHWEFHGLD is encoded by the exons ATGGATTTTACATTGGAAGAAATTCGTTGTATTCTGGAAGAGATGGGTATAAAAAACGTTCCAGAAAATCATCTCAAACACTTTGCCAAAG atttaaaacaTTTGATGAAGCACGAAAAGCATGTTCAGAAACGAAAGAGAGCTCTAGGTGAAACTGCTGTTCAAGCTCCAAGACCTACCAACATTCTACCCACATCAAAGTTGCCAGAGAGAACTCCACCCAGCACTTCACCAACCATATCCCAACCAATGACAAGACCCACCACCAGTTTCTATCCTCCTCACCAACa GGGGAATTGTAATTTGGGTACTGGTAAAACATTACCCACAGAAGGCACATCTAATGATGTTAAAAACAGAGCAACAATAAAATCTGCACCAGCAGCCACTAATGCTGCTTCTAAAGCTGAACATG ACAAAGCAAAGCTTGAGGAAGCAAGATGGAAGAAACTCAAGACAGATCCTGTGAGACTTTACGGATGGTATAAAACACACTGGGAATTTCATGGACTTGATtaa
- the LOC116925727 gene encoding ribitol-5-phosphate xylosyltransferase 1 encodes MIVSVKRCVLAARSCQIFWPLILLTCAVLFLLHNLFNNEISLQITSQKRSGVKISIDNEIITPIAPEFLQVDIQSQTPIGEYLWNHLLEGTKEFIPDRATYKGNKVVDDLNFTFQSGDAEILISPNSNVVLVIDGSSQLNQKKEELLLKNMLLFHPPKSLFLVILGDNACSNNKWIVRYLSSNGGPISATFMVRSSFLADENEVYQWPLGVATHRDFPLFWADEIDILSPRPFICNYFGTNPVRNATQDVIPQLVKELKLENSCYLKMSSKTAFSTIESLGEYIQVVSDSDLSLCPAAENGSPETHCIYEAFSLGSVPVVEDVTTSCGRDSLFLLKKHKAPFILVKSLENELRDVIANENRMNLQEKIARRATVVNWYADFRHRMTRQFYRVIHSKVNL; translated from the exons ATGATCGTCTCCGTGAAACGTTGTGTGTTAGCAGCTCGTTCTTGTCAAATTTTTTGGCCCTTAATCCTGTTGACTTGTGCGGTTTTGTTCCTTCTACACAACCTGTTTAATAATGAGATTTCATTACAGATCACTTCCCAGAAAAGGAGTGGAgttaaaatttcaattgaCAATGAAATTATTACCCCAATTGCACCAGAATTTCTCCAGGTAGACATACAAAGCCAAACCCCTATTGGAGAATATTTGTGGAATCATTTGCTTGAAGGAACAAAAGAATTCATACCTGACAGAGCCACTTACAAGGGTAACAAGGTGGTAGATGATTTAAATTTTACCTTCCAGTCAGGAGATGCAGAAATTTTAATCAGTCCCAATTCTAATGTGGTGCTAGTTATTGATGGGTCATCTCAACtgaatcaaaagaaagaagagctGTTGCTTAAAAATATGCTACTTTTTCATCCACCTAAAAGCCTTTTTTTAGTCATTTTGGGTGATAATGCTTGTAGTAATAATAAATGGATTGTTCGTTACTTGTCTTCGAATGGTGGCCCTATCAGTGCTACCTTCATGGTACGAAGTAGTTTCTTGGCTGATGAGAATGAAGTCTATCAATGGCCTCTTGGAGTTGCAac GCATCGAGATTTCCCTTTGTTTTGGGCTGACGAAATCGACATCTTGTCACCAAGACCCTTTAtttgcaactattttggtACCAATCCCGTCCGTAATGCTACCCAAGACGTTATTCCTCAACTTGTTAAAGAGTTAAAACTTGAAAATTCATGCTATTTGAAGATGAGCAGCAAAAC AGCCTTTTCAACAATTGAATCCCTTGGTGAATACATTCAAGTTGTTTCAGATTCTGATCTAAGCCTTTGTCCAGCTGCCGAGAACGGCAGTCCTGAAACTCATTGCATCTACGAAGCATTCTCGCTTGGCAGTGTTCCAGTCGTTGAAGACGTCACGACCTCTTGTGGCAGGGATTCCCTTTTTCTattaaagaagcacaaagctCCATTCATACTTGTTAAATCCCTAGAAAATGAGCTGAGAGATGTCATTGCTAACGAGAACAGGATGAATTTACAGGAAAAAATCGCCAGAAGAGCTACTGTCGTTAACTGGTACGCTGACTTTCGACATCGCATGACCAGGCAATTCTACCGTGTTATTCATTCAAAAGTAAATCTTTAA
- the LOC116925728 gene encoding protein mono-ADP-ribosyltransferase PARP16 isoform X2, whose translation MIETEITPSQACFHTSELEDDAEEWSELETEMRRDLLALDLRISLFVGAVQNFKYESLLKPVPANYRKSDGEADIETIRELVSRLPELPLLDVSNKQDPEIASFMKTFFLNHNQKLSLISIEEFKRQLSGQIELQLAPRWIFQIDHLSRSQQAWERRKASSSTFCAFHGSRFENFHSILNLGLHQHLNKTSLFGEGIYLSTEQSLSLQYSPCGQGWNKSQLGPELSLLAVCEVINHPDVKRRGSRPSAADSVIPDKYILVTNNELVRPRYFLVYTRPKAKKVKVTSFIERYKFVLFLGLYVSLLLAIGLAKKVTI comes from the exons ATGATTGAAACTGAAATTACACCTAGCCAAGCTTGTTTTCATACATCCGAGCTTGAAGATGATGCAGAAGAATGGAGTGAACTGGAAACTGAGATGCGACGAGATTTATTGGCCCTTGATTTGCGAATTTCATTATTTGTCGGAGCCgtgcaaaatttcaaatatg AATCACTTCTTAAACCTGTACCTGCAAATTACCGAAAAAGTGACGGCGAAGCAGATATCGAAACTATACGAGAACTGGTCTCAAGACTTCCAGAATTGCCTCTTCTTGATGTCAGCAACAAACAGGATCCCGAAATAGCAAGTTTTATGAAGACATTCTTTTTGAATCACAATCAGAAGCTCAGCCTAATCTCTATAGAGGAGTTTAAACGGCAACTGTCCGGACAAATTGAGCTACAACTTGCTCCACGATGGATTTTTCAAATTGATCATCTCTCTCGCAGTCAGCAGGCCTGGGAGCGTAGAAAAGCATCTTCTTCTACGTTTTGCGCGTTTCACGGAAGTCGTTTCGAAAACttccattcaattttgaatttgggTCTTCATCAACATCTCAACAAG ACCTCTTTGTTTGGTGAAGGAATTTACTTATCGACTGAACAGTCTTTAAGTCTTCAATACTCCCCTTGTGGGCAAGGCTGGAATAAGAGTCAGTTGGGACCAGAGCTGTCTCTACTCGCCGTTTGTGAAGTTATTAATCATCCAGACGTGAAAAGAAGAG GTTCGAGACCATCAGCAGCTGATTCCGTGATTCCGGACAAGTATATTCTCGTGACCAATAACGAGCTCGTCCGCCCACGTTATTTCCTAGTATATACAAGACCTAAAGCGAAGAAAGTTAAAGTTACGAGTTTCATAGAGCGTtacaaatttgttttgttcctcGGGCTCTACGTTTCACTTTTGCTCGCGATTGGTCTCGCTAAAAAGGTGACGATTTAA